In a genomic window of Scyliorhinus torazame isolate Kashiwa2021f chromosome 5, sScyTor2.1, whole genome shotgun sequence:
- the LOC140418574 gene encoding uncharacterized protein produces the protein MEKPWKCGDCGMGFNYPSELETHRRIHTGERPFTCSVCRKGFSKSSNLIAHQHVHTDQRPFKCADCEKSFKSRNNLLLHQRTHSGERPFTCSVCGKGFTQSSILLRHQLVHTDQRPFKCADCEKNFKSRKDLLLHQRTHTGERPFMCSMCWQGFKCSSNLLQHQRVHTGQRPYTCPVCDKKFTQSSNLTRHQVVHTDQRPFKCSDEKKI, from the coding sequence atggagaaaccgtggaaatgtggggactgtgggatgggattcaattacccatctgaattggaaactcaccgacgtattcacactggggaaagaccattcacctgctccgtgtgtcggAAGGGATTTTCTAAATCATCCAACCTCATCGCACACCAGCATGTTCatactgaccagagaccgtttaaatgtgctgactgtgagaagagctttaaaagcagaaataatttactATTGCACCAACGCactcactctggggagaggccattcacctgctcagtgtgtggcaagggattcactcagtcatcaatcctcctgagacaccaacttgttcatactgatcagagaccttttaaatgtgctgactgtgagaagaactttaaaagcagaaaggatttactgttacatcaacgcactcacactggggagaggccattcatgtgCTCCATGTGTTGGCAGGGATTCAAATGTTCATCCAACcttctgcaacaccagcgagttcacactgggcagagaccgtacacttgccccgtgtgtgacaagaaattcactcagtcatccaacctgactAGGCACCaagttgttcacactgatcagagaccttttaaatgttccgacgaaaaaaagatttaa